The sequence below is a genomic window from Microbacterium abyssi.
TGGTCCCGCTCTCGATGCCGAGCTTGATTGTGCGGTAGTCGACGCCGACGAGCTTAGCGGCATCCTTCATCGTCAGGGCGAGTGAAGTGTCTGTCTTGTTCATGTCCTTCTCCTCTCGTGAGCAATGCATGTCATCACTTGCCCACACCGTACTCCCCTCGTGAGCAATCCGCGACATGTATTGCTCACGCCGCGAATCTGTGAAAGGCTCACGGCATGAGTGACGTTGCAGTCGAGGTGACCGACAGCGAGCGAATCGATGTCGGCGACGGAGTGAGCATCCCGAAAGCGTGGGACGTCACCGCAACGGGTGAGGCGAACGTCGCAGGAACCATCCGCATGCACGTGGTGTTCGACGAGCGGTTGCGCCGCACCGTAGCGGCATCGGTCGGCGTCGATCGCGCGGAGGAGGGTGCGGAGGTGACAGCTGCCGCGCTGCGCGACGTGCGCGTGCAGTACCTCGTCGCGGTCTCATCGATGCGCGTCGTCGAAGTGACTCGCGAGCAAGGCAAGCCCGAACCTCTCCGCGAGTACTTGGCAGACGTGAGATCGCGCACCGATCGCAGTTACGAGGAAACGGTGCGGGAAGCGGTGGCG
It includes:
- a CDS encoding excisionase family DNA-binding protein — translated: MNKTDTSLALTMKDAAKLVGVDYRTIKLGIESGTIPTVQLGSRRMIPRVPLLRAFGVDAR